A portion of the Gossypium arboreum isolate Shixiya-1 chromosome 8, ASM2569848v2, whole genome shotgun sequence genome contains these proteins:
- the LOC128296458 gene encoding uncharacterized protein LOC128296458, giving the protein MAIMLPRIIKSRFHGHRVFHTYCLDKKDSGRLDCIICHDEVNMEYGSYYCTKCNIILHVNCAVGDSSLFYAISPEDEDEKPLDVSFNSITDVLNRNDAGEATIIEHFKHNHYLILSDKCCDGCEKCKFVSNGFAYKCNECEEHICLQCATLPPDALTYPEHEHPLLFYNDFDGQCSACGNNIITAFGCNDCNYSVDPWNIYKEENHPHPLTFVNYTKYYLECSECDEVCQDVALVCAEQNVSDSMQFHL; this is encoded by the exons ATGGCAATCATGTTGCCTCGCATTATCAAAAGCAGGTTTCATGGCCATCGTGTTTTTCACACGTATTGCCTTGACAAAAAAGATTCTGGAAGATTAGATTGCATAATATGCCATGATGAGGTCAACATGGAATACGGTAGTTATTATTGTACGAAGTGCAATATCATATTGCATGTGAACTGTGCAGTGGGAGATTCATCATTGTTTTATGCTATTTCACCCGAAGATGAAGATGAGAAGCCTCTTGATGTATCTTTCAACTCCATCACTGATGTTCTTAACAGGAATGATGCAGGAGAAGCCACGATAATAGAGCATTTCAAGCATAATCACTACTTAATTCTAAGTGATAAATGTTGTGATGG ATGCGAAAAATGTAAGTTCGTTTCTAATGGCTTTGCCTATAAATGTAATGAATGTGAAGAGCACATTTGCCTTCAATGTGCAACTCTTCCTCCTGATGCTCTAACATATCCAGAACATGAACACCCCCTTCTTTTCTACAATGATTTTGACGGGCAATGCAGTGCTTGTGGTAACAATATAATAACGGCATTCGGCTGCAACGATTGCAATTATTCAGTAGATCCTTG GAACATCTACAAAGAAGAGAATCATCCACACCCTCTCACATTTGTGAACTACACAAAGTACTACCTTGAATGCAGTGAATGTGATGAGGTGTGTCAAGATGTAGCTCTTGTATGTGCAGAACAAAATGTATCTGATAGCATGCAGTTTCACTTGTGA